The following coding sequences are from one Calditrichota bacterium window:
- a CDS encoding winged helix-turn-helix transcriptional regulator, translating to MDELSELFKALGDKNRLRIINLLKQRSLCVCEITEILKLAPSTVSRHLSILKNIGIIKDKKDRKWVNYSLNVCYDNVLITVLMPLILSQLKTDSQAENDWEKLEKMDRNFVCKSKDSLAAISNNIEMGAEINL from the coding sequence ATGGACGAGCTTTCTGAATTATTCAAAGCCCTGGGGGATAAAAATCGGCTGCGCATCATCAATTTGCTCAAACAGCGGTCGTTGTGCGTTTGTGAGATTACAGAAATATTGAAACTGGCGCCATCGACGGTGTCGCGGCACTTAAGTATTTTAAAAAATATTGGAATTATTAAAGATAAAAAGGACAGGAAATGGGTGAACTATTCCCTGAATGTGTGTTACGACAACGTCCTGATTACGGTTTTGATGCCGCTTATTTTGTCCCAGTTGAAAACGGACTCTCAGGCAGAAAACGATTGGGAGAAATTAGAAAAGATGGACCGTAATTTTGTCTGCAAATCAAAAGATAGTTTGGCAGCTATTTCGAATAACATCGAAATGGGAGCTGAAATTAATTTGTGA